The DNA window TCACCGAAAACGCAATTGCTATCAAAGGGGGTCGCCATCCTGTCGTGGAGCACTTCCAACCCGATATTTCCTTCGTCCCCAACGACTGCGTGCTCAACGATGACGACCAGCGCTTAATCGTATTGACCGGGCCGAATATGTCAGGCAAATCAACCTATCTTCGCCAAACCGCTATTATTGCGCTTATGGCCCACATGGGTTGTTTTGTTCCTGCTGATGAAGCTTGCACGGGATTAGTCGATCGCATCTTTACCCGAGTAGGGGCGCGAGATGAGCTGACAACCGGCCAATCCACGTTCATGGTCGAGATGAGTGAAACAGCCAATATCTTAAATAATGCCACTCCCCGCAGCTTAGTTGTGTTAGACGAGATTGGCCGCGGAACCAGCACATACGATGGCATGGCAATCGCCCGCGCAGTAGCTGAATCACTGGTCGAAATCGGATGCAAAACCCTTTTTGCCACCCATTACCACCAACTCAACGATCTCGCTGATCAGATGTCGGGTGTGTGCAACTTTAGAGTAGCGGTCAAAGAACAGGGTGATCATGTGATTTGGCTTCATAAAGTTTTGCCGGGCGGAACAGATAGAAGCTATGGGATTCAAGTGGCAAGAATGGCTGGGGTTCCTCGCAGTGTAGTTGAGAGGGCTACTGAAATCCTACTCGAACTTGAGCAACGCGCCCCGCTGGAGCCGCTGCATATCGAAAAACGAAAGAAGCTCCAATTAACTCTCTTCGAAGCCGAACAATCGCCCATCCTCGAAGAACTTAAAAAGCTTAACCTCAGCGAAATGACCCCCGTAGAAGCCTTAATGAAACTAGACGAATGGCGCCGCAAACAGCAGGGTCAGAAGTAAGCTAAGGCACCTGGGCAGGAGTAGATGGATTTTGAGGTTGAAGAAGATAATTGATCCGTTGTCGAGCGATATCGGCTATTGAGTTATCATCCGGAGCCACATCTCTCGCCTCTTGGTAATCCTTTCTTGCATTATCGTAATCACCCGCACTTTGCTTTATAGCGCCGCGATCGAGCAGAATTATTCCTAAATTGTGGCGATATTCTTTCTCTTTTGAACTTTTAGTAAATTGAATGGCGCTGCGCATATCTTCGACCGCATCGTCCAAAAGGTAAGGACTCGCCTGGTTTAGCTTAAACCAAG is part of the bacterium genome and encodes:
- the mutS gene encoding DNA mismatch repair protein MutS, whose protein sequence is LHPISDLERLISRAATGTANPRDLVALRRSLHMLPLLRTHIENCSADRLKTLSTYIAPMDEMTELLDKALPDEPPMQIREGGIIRDGYSYELDTLRQQSGKGKKFIAELELHEREQTGINSLKVGFNAVFGYYIEIPKSQIAKVPAEYDRKQTTANAERYTTVALKEYQVIVSGAEDRIQQLEYDLFVELRAKVAQHASRVLQIARAVAEIDVLTSFAEISVRNHYTRPVIITENAIAIKGGRHPVVEHFQPDISFVPNDCVLNDDDQRLIVLTGPNMSGKSTYLRQTAIIALMAHMGCFVPADEACTGLVDRIFTRVGARDELTTGQSTFMVEMSETANILNNATPRSLVVLDEIGRGTSTYDGMAIARAVAESLVEIGCKTLFATHYHQLNDLADQMSGVCNFRVAVKEQGDHVIWLHKVLPGGTDRSYGIQVARMAGVPRSVVERATEILLELEQRAPLEPLHIEKRKKLQLTLFEAEQSPILEELKKLNLSEMTPVEALMKLDEWRRKQQGQK